Sequence from the Desulfonatronum sp. SC1 genome:
TCCGGATCGGCGCTTGGTCTTGGTCCAGATCGGCCCGCTTCAGAGAGAAATCCGTCTCGGCCATGAGAACACTCCTTTGCGCCAGAAATAGATGATGGAAATTCCGAGAATAAACAGGAAGATGAGCAGCTTGATCAACGGCAGAAAACCCTCGGAGTGTGGATAGTAGGTGGCCACCGGAAACAAATAGAGGATGTCCACCTCAAAGGCGAGAAAGATCAAGGCATAGAAGTAGTAATTGACCCCGAAGCGGGCCCAGGCGCTGCCCTGCGGCGTGATCCCGCATTCATAGGGCAACGTGATATCCCCGCCTTTGTAGCGGGGAGCGATCAGGCGGGATATGAGCAGAGGGCCTGCGGCGAACAGAACACCCGCCAAGAGAAAAACGATCAAAGCCAAGTGAAACCAAGTGAATACCATGGGGTTACCACCTTTGGGCAGGGATCAAAAAATGAAAAACGTCTTTTCCAGAAATATGAAAAAGAGGACTTCATCGAGAAAAAAAGGAAAAAACATAAAAAAACAAACTATTACGATAGTAGTTATTAGGCATACAACAGAATGTTTGTTGATTTTCCCTGCCTTCTTACCAGCTCACAACAATTTGTCAACAAGGCGTGATTCTTTTGTCTTGTTGACTTTTTGACACAAGACGGCCTGCGGAAAAGCGCGAGAAAGAAAGACGTATGAGGAGTATTCGGACTGTGGAGGCAGTGTTGGAAGGAAAGCGAGAGGAGGAATATCTTTGGTCAGCATCGCGTGAGGCAGGCTGTTTTGATCGAACCCGTCCAGGCGAGCTGAGTGCTTAAAACCGTTACCAAGGGCCAATACCACGCCGGTTCGAAAACCATCTGCTTGATTCCGATCACTGCCGCGAACAAGGCGAAGAGGGTCAAGGCGGACCAAATCGTCAGCCGCAGCTCCCAGCAAGAGGACATGGTCGGGGATTGTCCGCGGCGATCCAGGTCGAAGAGGCGATACGCCGCAAAGGCGCAGATCCAGAGGCAGATGATCATGGCCCAGAGCACGTCACCGGGATAATGCGAGCCTCTGAACACCCGGCCCGTTCCGATCAGCGCCCCCCAGGAAACGGCCAGCGCGAAAACTGGCCAAGCCAGATAACGCCGCGAAGAATGCGCAAGCCAGAAGGCCAGCGGCAACAGAAACATCGCCGTAGTGGTATGTCCGGAAGTAAAGCTGCCCTTGCTCACCGCTTCGGAAAATCCGTAGGGCCCGATCAGCCAAATCGAGGAATAGTCCTGGTCTTCGCGGAGCACGTCAAGAGGCCGGGCTCGCCCGAAAAAGGCCTTTAGACCACGATTGGCCACGAGAAAGAGCAGCATACACGCCAAATAATATCCGGCGAAGAGCCGGATGTCGGATGCCTTTGGCCCCCAGAGCGGCGTCAAGGCGCAAAAATAGACGGCCAAGACCAGGAAAAGCGTCGCGTAGGTCAGGTCCTGAGCGCCCGGTGGCTCTCCCTGAAACAGAGATCGCGCGGCCACGTCGTTCCACCATTGCAGCAAAGTGGATTCACGGGACAGCTCCATGCCCCAGGCCGTCACGGCCAGATCCCCCAGAATAAGAGGGATGCTGAGCAGGCCCCCGATCAGCGCACTTGCCCCGATCCACCACCAAAGCGGTGAGGACGTGAATTGACCCCAAAGTTTGGGCCGCTTCGAAGCAGCCTCTCGGGTATTGACCATGATCGATGGGAATAAGACCTAGCGGCCTCGCAAGAATTCAAATGGGTTGTCTGGCAACACGTACCAAAGCAGACGCCCTCCGGCCAGAAAGCCAAAAAGGAGATTGCCCATCCATGCGCCTATAAAGGGAGAGAGAAAGCCGCGTTCCCCCAGGGAGACCCCGAGTACGAAGAGCACATGGTACACGAAAACAATGACCAGCCCCAAGGCGATGTTCAGATAGACGCTGTCGAAAATGGTGTACAGTGCCAGGGCGATGAGGGCCATCATCAGCAGGGAGAAGGCATAGGACCACTTCATATGCCAGGCTGTACGCAACCGTTCCACGTTGGAACCGGTGCCCTCCAGGTAGGAGATGATCCGACCCAGCTCGAACAGCGAAAGCGCGGCGGCCTCGAATCGGGTTTGCAGGACGCCGAAGACCTCCAGATCCTGGGAAATGTCCAGCCTCAGCGAAGCTTCATCTCTGACCTCGAAGGTCAGCGTCTCGTAGATCCGAGGTTCGTGCAGCTCCCAGCCCGTATCCAGAATGTCGAATCGACTCGCGACGATGATCCGTTGCAGCGTATTGCCTTCGCCGTAGACGTAAACGTTGATGTCCCGGCCCCGGCGTTGGTCCGGATACGCCCCGTCGATGCTGACAACATAGGCTCCGCTCAGAAACCAGATGTCGCGCAACTCCACTTGGCCCGCCT
This genomic interval carries:
- a CDS encoding phosphatase PAP2 family protein, which produces MVNTREAASKRPKLWGQFTSSPLWWWIGASALIGGLLSIPLILGDLAVTAWGMELSRESTLLQWWNDVAARSLFQGEPPGAQDLTYATLFLVLAVYFCALTPLWGPKASDIRLFAGYYLACMLLFLVANRGLKAFFGRARPLDVLREDQDYSSIWLIGPYGFSEAVSKGSFTSGHTTTAMFLLPLAFWLAHSSRRYLAWPVFALAVSWGALIGTGRVFRGSHYPGDVLWAMIICLWICAFAAYRLFDLDRRGQSPTMSSCWELRLTIWSALTLFALFAAVIGIKQMVFEPAWYWPLVTVLSTQLAWTGSIKTACLTRC
- a CDS encoding LptF/LptG family permease produces the protein MSSQNIKLPPPASPAVPILTDILRRLTRYRLNTLQRYLLVQNLFLIGFCLGVGICIYLLQDLVENLDIFVQAGVGVGTMVGYFLAKLPLILSQILPAAFLVSLIVQIGLLVRHRELLALQSGGVSYTALIRFFAVYGLVWCLAQLFLAQALGVAGQRAMDRIWREEVRKEEAGQVELRDIWFLSGAYVVSIDGAYPDQRRGRDINVYVYGEGNTLQRIIVASRFDILDTGWELHEPRIYETLTFEVRDEASLRLDISQDLEVFGVLQTRFEAAALSLFELGRIISYLEGTGSNVERLRTAWHMKWSYAFSLLMMALIALALYTIFDSVYLNIALGLVIVFVYHVLFVLGVSLGERGFLSPFIGAWMGNLLFGFLAGGRLLWYVLPDNPFEFLRGR
- a CDS encoding NADH-quinone oxidoreductase subunit A, producing the protein MVFTWFHLALIVFLLAGVLFAAGPLLISRLIAPRYKGGDITLPYECGITPQGSAWARFGVNYYFYALIFLAFEVDILYLFPVATYYPHSEGFLPLIKLLIFLFILGISIIYFWRKGVFSWPRRISL